Proteins found in one Muntiacus reevesi chromosome 2, mMunRee1.1, whole genome shotgun sequence genomic segment:
- the MLYCD gene encoding malonyl-CoA decarboxylase, mitochondrial yields the protein MRVLWPILSAGRLLRLRLPPRQPQPPGPRLSSGRPAAAGALERAMDELLHRAVPAMPAYELREKTPARAENQCADFVSFYGGLAETAERAELLGRLARGFGVDHSQVAEQSAGVLQLRQQPREPAVLLQAEDRLRYALVPRYRSLFHHISKMEGGVRFLVRLRADLLEAQALKLVEGPHVREMNGVLKNMLSEWFSSGFLNLERVTWHSPCEVLQRISEAEAVHPVKTWMDMKWRVGPYRRCYFFSHCSTPGEPLIILHVALTNEISSSIQTIIVKEYPPSETEERNKITTAIFYSLSLTQQGLQGVELGAFLIKRVVKELQKEFPQLGAFSSLSPIPGFTKWLLGLLKAKAKEHGRSGLLTDCESQEIAELTGGPALETLQPLLSSGEWAQSERLARALQAPLMRLCAWYLHGEKHRGYALNPVAHFHLQNGAVLWRINWLADVSLKGLTSACGLMVNYRYFLEDTAANSTAYLGCKSIKASEQVLSLVAQFQKNSKL from the exons ATGCGAGTCCTCTGGCCAATCCTGTCTGCCGGGCGCCTCCTCCGGCTGCGGCTACCCCCGCGGCAGCCGCAGCCGCCAGGACCCCGGCTGTCGAGCGGACGGCCGGCGGCGGCCGGCGCCCTGGAGCGGGCTATGGACGAGCTGCTGCACCGCGCAGTGCCCGCGATGCCGGCCTATGAGCTGCGCGAGAAGACGCCGGCGCGGGCGGAGAACCAGTGTGCGGACTTCGTGAGCTTCTACGGCGGCCTGGCTGAGACGGCCGAGCGCGCCGAGCTGCTGGGCCGCCTGGCGCGCGGCTTCGGCGTGGACCACAGTCAGGTGGCCGAGCAGAGCGCCGGCGTGCTCCAGCTGCGCCAGCAGCCGCGGGAGCCAGCCGTGCTGCTGCAGGCCGAGGACCGGCTGCGCTACGCGCTAGTGCCGCGCTACCGCAGCCTCTTCCACCacatcagcaagatggagggCGGCGTGCGCTTCCTGGTGCGGCTGCGGGCCGACCTGCTCGAGGCGCAAGCCCTCAAGCTAGTGGAGGGGCCGCACGTCCGG GAAATGAACGGGGTGCTGAAAAACATGCTCTCTGAGTGGTTTTCCTCGGGGTTCCTGAACCTGGAGCGGGTCACCTGGCATTCACCGTGCGAAGTGCTCCAGAGAATCAGCGA GGCTGAGGCCGTGCACCCTGTGAAAACCTGGATGGACATGAAGTGGCGCGTGGGGCCCTACCGGAGGTGCTACTTCTTTTCCCACTGCTCGACGCCCGGGGAGCCCCTGATCATCCTGCACGTGGCCCTGACCAACGAGATCTCCAGCAGCATCCAG ACTATCATAGTGAAGGAGTACCCCCCGTCGGAGACAGAGGAGCGGAACAAGATCACCACGGCCATCTTCTACTCGCTGAGCCTGACCCAGCAGGGGCTGCAGGGCGTGGAGCTGGGCGCCTTCCTCATCAAGCGGGTGGTGAAGGAGCTGCAG AAGGAGTTCCCCCAGCTGGGCGCCTTCTCCAGCCTGTCTCCCATCCCCGGCTTCACCAAGTGGCTCCTGGGGCTGCTCAAGGCCAAAGCCAAGGAGCACGGGCGGAGCGGACTGCTGACGGACTGCGAGAGTCAGGAGATCGCCGAGCTCACGGGCGGCCCCGCGCTCGAGACGCTGCAGCCGCTGCTGAGCAGCGGCGAGTGGGCGCAGTCGGAGCGGCTGGCGCGGGCGCTGCAGGCCCCGCTGATGCGGCTGTGCGCCTGGTACCTGCACGGGGAGAAGCACCGCGGCTACGCGCTCAACCCCGTGGCGCACTTCCACCTGCAGAACGGCGCGGTGCTCTGGCGCATCAACTGGCTGGCCGACGTCAGCCTCAAGGGCCTCACCAGCGCCTGCGGCCTCATGGTCAACTACCGCTACTTCCTGGAGGACACAGCCGCCAACAGCACCGCCTACCTCGGCTGCAAGAGCATCAAGGCCTCCGAGCAGGTCCTCAGCCTGGTGGCCCAGTTCCAGAAGAACAGCAAACTCTAG